The following proteins come from a genomic window of Fibrobacter sp. UWR3:
- a CDS encoding FISUMP domain-containing protein produces the protein MRNRSMTINKQSLAGILLLTMAFALAACGDDDSSFAPRDEESSSSSSAQSSSSAPVEDLSSSSVRSSSSAPVEDLSSSSVKSSSSVASSSSAKSSSSAKSSSSFVLDTARLCTPGYAYCNRSLGADSLQAGAYRKFTDRRNGRSYFYLTINGTNKDGEAASVTVMVENLNIGEMVSGDKDQSNDSKIERYCYENDESNCEEYGGLYQWAEAMQLPSECNTKSCVDQIKPNHRGICPEGWRLLTYDDFYIVVHADGNRHGVEDVRAMGFGGYNYSGYSLIGAGYNWGYKFTSVEESTYWFYPEESFDYPDEGAFAGSQGKSSAGFSMENQYKTYGFSVRCVMVE, from the coding sequence TTGAGGAATAGGAGTATGACAATCAACAAACAATCTCTTGCCGGCATCCTGCTTTTGACCATGGCATTTGCACTTGCCGCCTGCGGCGACGACGACAGCAGTTTCGCCCCGCGTGACGAGGAGTCGTCTAGTAGCAGTTCCGCGCAGTCGTCATCCTCGGCTCCGGTCGAGGATCTGTCGAGTAGCAGCGTGCGCTCGTCATCCTCGGCTCCGGTCGAGGATCTATCCAGCAGCTCCGTCAAGTCCTCTTCCAGCGTTGCGTCTAGTAGTTCTGCGAAATCTTCGTCTAGTGCAAAGTCTAGTTCGTCTTTTGTACTTGATACTGCGAGACTTTGTACTCCAGGATATGCTTATTGCAATCGGTCTCTTGGTGCTGATAGTTTACAAGCGGGCGCCTATAGAAAGTTTACGGACAGAAGAAACGGACGCTCTTACTTTTATTTGACCATCAATGGAACAAATAAGGACGGTGAAGCCGCTTCTGTAACGGTAATGGTGGAAAATCTGAACATCGGGGAAATGGTCTCTGGAGACAAGGACCAATCAAATGACTCCAAGATTGAACGCTATTGCTATGAAAATGATGAATCAAATTGTGAGGAATATGGTGGCCTCTACCAGTGGGCGGAGGCGATGCAACTGCCGAGCGAATGCAACACCAAGAGCTGCGTTGACCAGATTAAGCCGAACCACCGGGGAATCTGCCCGGAAGGCTGGCGTTTGCTGACTTACGATGATTTTTACATTGTAGTTCATGCAGATGGAAATAGGCATGGGGTTGAGGATGTGCGTGCCATGGGATTTGGCGGGTACAACTATAGCGGATACAGCTTGATTGGGGCTGGATACAATTGGGGTTATAAGTTTACAAGTGTAGAAGAATCTACATATTGGTTTTATCCAGAAGAGTCGTTTGATTATCCTGATGAGGGCGCTTTCGCTGGATCTCAAGGAAAGTCCTCTGCGGGATTTTCTATGGAAAATCAGTATAAAACTTATGGTTTCTCTGTTCGTTGCGTGATGGTTGAATAA